A window of the bacterium genome harbors these coding sequences:
- the aroB gene encoding 3-dehydroquinate synthase, producing the protein MTAALVETVTVDLGERSYPIWIGEGLLAGLGAHVAGLGLSGTVALVSVPPVFERYGGAAVASLAAAGFEVRVDVVPDGEASKSVAQLSALWDRFVAHRLERSAAVIALGGGVVGDLAGFAAATFKRGLPFVQCPTTLLAQVDSSVGGKVAIDHPGGKNLIGAFHQPLAVCADLGTLRTLPRRELVAGLAEVIRSAAAFDAAFFEFLEADLEALLALDAGALRHAVATCCRIKAAIVAGDERETGGRRSLLNLGHTFGHALETLTGYSAYRHGEAVGWGIARAARLAVLLDRCSEADAARQEALLRRAGLPVDDPSPDPDAMLAAMAQDKKAAGGKVRFVLTEKIGSANLYADIPEKLLRVVLARTGRENKAACTCKGVEG; encoded by the coding sequence ATGACGGCGGCGTTGGTGGAGACCGTCACCGTCGATCTCGGGGAGCGCTCCTACCCGATCTGGATCGGCGAGGGGCTGCTCGCGGGTCTCGGGGCGCACGTCGCCGGCCTCGGCCTCTCGGGGACGGTCGCCCTGGTCTCGGTGCCGCCGGTCTTCGAGCGCTACGGCGGCGCGGCCGTGGCGAGCCTGGCGGCGGCCGGCTTCGAGGTGCGCGTCGACGTCGTGCCGGACGGCGAGGCGTCGAAGTCCGTCGCGCAGCTCTCCGCGCTCTGGGACCGCTTCGTGGCCCACCGGCTCGAGCGCTCGGCCGCGGTCATCGCCCTCGGCGGGGGCGTCGTCGGCGACCTCGCGGGCTTCGCCGCCGCCACGTTCAAGCGCGGGCTCCCCTTCGTGCAGTGCCCGACGACCCTGCTCGCGCAGGTCGACTCGAGCGTCGGCGGCAAGGTCGCCATCGACCATCCCGGCGGCAAGAACCTGATCGGCGCGTTCCACCAGCCGCTGGCCGTCTGCGCCGACCTGGGCACGCTGCGCACGCTGCCCCGGCGCGAGCTGGTCGCGGGGCTGGCCGAGGTCATCCGCTCCGCCGCGGCGTTCGACGCCGCGTTCTTCGAGTTTCTCGAGGCGGACCTCGAGGCGCTGCTCGCGCTCGACGCGGGGGCCTTGCGGCACGCCGTCGCGACCTGCTGCCGGATCAAGGCCGCGATCGTGGCCGGCGACGAGCGCGAGACGGGCGGCCGGCGCAGCCTGCTGAATCTCGGGCACACCTTCGGGCACGCGCTCGAAACCTTGACGGGCTACAGCGCCTACCGGCACGGGGAGGCGGTCGGGTGGGGCATCGCGCGGGCGGCGCGGCTGGCGGTCCTCCTCGACCGCTGCAGCGAGGCGGACGCCGCCCGCCAGGAGGCGCTGCTGCGGCGCGCCGGGCTGCCGGTCGACGATCCGTCGCCGGACCCCGACGCGATGCTCGCGGCCATGGCACAGGACAAGAAGGCAGCCGGGGGGAAGGTGAGATTCGTCTTGACAGAAAAGATAGGAAGTGCAAACCTTTACGCCGACATCCCTGAGAAGTTACTCAGGGTGGTCCTCGCACGGACTGGACGGGAGAACAAGGCAGCCTGTACCTGCAAGGGGGTGGAGGGATGA